A genomic stretch from Tenrec ecaudatus isolate mTenEca1 chromosome 17, mTenEca1.hap1, whole genome shotgun sequence includes:
- the ERLEC1 gene encoding endoplasmic reticulum lectin 1 has protein sequence MEEGGGGARSLVPGGPVFLVLCGLLEASGGGRALPQLSDDIPFRVNWPGTEFSLPSTGVLYKEDNYVIMTTAHKEKYKCILPLVTGGDEEEDKDYKGPSPRELLEPLFKQSSCSYRIESYWTYEVCHGKHIRQYHEEKETGQKVNIHEYYLGNMLAKNLLSEKEQEAKEKEKSKEIPTKNIEGQMTPYYPVGMGNGTPCSLKQNRPRSSTVMYICHPESKHEILSVAEVTTCEYEVVILTPLLCNHPKYRFRASPVNDIFCQSLPGSPLKPLTLRQLEQQEEILRVPFRRHKEEESQSTKEERFPAIHKPIAVGSQPVLTVGTTHISKLTDDQLIKEFLSGSYCFHGGVGWWKYEFCYGKHVHQYHEDKDSGKTSVVVGTWDPEEHIEWAKKNTARAYHLQDDGTQTVRMVSHFYGNGDICDITDRPRQVTVKLKCKESDSPHAVTVYMLEPHSCQYILGVESPVICKILDTADEHGLLSLPN, from the exons atggaggaaggagGCGGCGGTGCGCGGAGCCTGGTGCCTGGCGGGCCAGTGTTTCTAGTCCTCTGCGGCCTCTTGGAGGCGTCCGGCGGTGGCCGAGCGCTGCCCCAGCTCAGCGATGACATCCCCTTCCGAGTCAACTGGCCCGGCACCGAGTTCTCGCTG cCCTCCACTGGAGTTTTGTATAAAGAAGATAACTATGTCATCATGACAACtgcacataaagaaaaatataaatgtatACTTCCCCTTGTGACGGGTGGAGATGAG GAAGAAGACAAGGACTATAAAGGCCCTAGTCCAAGAGAGCTGTTGGAGCCACTTTTTAAGCAAAGCAGTTGTTCCTacaga ATTGAatcatattggacttatgaagtgTGCCATGGGAAACATATTCGGCAATACCATGAGGAAAAGGAAACTGGTCAG aaAGTAAATATTCATGAGTACTACCTTGGAAATATGTTGGCTAAGAACCTTCTATCTGAAAAAG AACAAGaagcaaaggaaaaagaaaaatcgaAAGAG attcccACTAAAAATATTGAAGGTCAGATGACACCCTACTATCCTGTGGGAATGGGAAATGGTACACCTTGTAGTTTGAAACAGAACCGGCCCAGATCAAGTACTGTGATGTATATATGTCATCCTGAATCTAAGCATGAAATTCTTTCAGTAGCTGAAGTCACAACTTGTGAATATGAAGTTGTTATTTTGACACCACTCTTGTGCAATCATCCTAAGTATAG ATTCAGAGCGTCTCCTGTGAATGACATATTTTGCCAGTCACTGCCAGGGTCACCGTTAAAGCCCCTCACCCTGAGGCAGTTGGAACAGCAGGAAGAAATACTAAGGGTGCCTTTTAGAAGACATAAAGAG gAAGAATCACAGTCAACTAAAGAAGAGAGATTTCCAGCAATCCACAAGCCCATTGCTGTGGGCTCCCAACCCGTCCTCACCGTTGGAACAACCCACATCTCCAAATTGACAGATGACCAGCTCATAAAAGAATTCCTTAGTGGTTCTTACTGCTTTCATGGG GGTGTTGGCTGGTGGAAATACGAATTCTGCTATGGCAAGCACGTACATCAGTACCATGAG GACAAGGATAGTGGGAAAACCTCTGTGGTCGTGGGGACATGGGACCCGGAAGAGCACATTGAATGGGCTAAGAAGAATACTGCGAGAGCTTACCACCTTCAAGACGATGGGACCCAGACAGTCAG GATGGTGTCACATTTTTATGGGAATGGAGATATTTGTGATATAACTGACAGACCAAGACAGGTGACTGTAAAACTAAA GTGTAAAGAATCAGATTCTCCTCATGCTGTTACTGTATATATGCTAGAGCCTCATTCCTGTCAGTATATTCTTGGG GTTGAATCTCCAGTGATTTGCAAAATCTTGGATACAGCAGACGAACATGgacttctttctctccccaactaA